From the Anguilla anguilla isolate fAngAng1 chromosome 8, fAngAng1.pri, whole genome shotgun sequence genome, one window contains:
- the rp9 gene encoding retinitis pigmentosa 9 protein, translating into MSSKKRSRRYEDEEDSRDHKRHKESKHDLEKLKKQTKKLQQEVQKIKHVETFYEKPPPGLIKEDEYKPEDCIPDSPGNEQARDFLAHAPTKGLWMPLGKEVKVMQCWRCKRYGHRTGDKECPFFIKGNQKLEQFRVAHEDPMYDLIRENKHNEKETRIQQLQQLLQDTTSDSDSSSSRSSSSSSSSGGSSRRRSKKKGKKEKKKKEKKKQKKKSKKRKRKSSRASDGSSTD; encoded by the exons ATGTCATCGAAGAAAAGATCCAGGCGCTATGAAGATGAGGAGGACAGCCGAGACCATAAGAGGCACAAGGAATCAAAACATGATTTGGAGAAACTCaagaaacaaactaaaaaacttCAACAAGAAGTCCAAAAAATAAAGCACGTTGAGACCTT TTATGAAAAACCCCCTCCTGGCCTGATTAAG GAGGACGAATACAAACCCGAAGACTGTATACCTGATTCACCTGGGAATGAACAAGCGAGAGACTTTTTGGCCCATGCTCCCACCAAGGGTTTGTGGATGCCACTTGGGAAGGAAGTCAAAGTAATGCAGT GTTGGAGATGCAAACGCTATGGGCACCGGACGGGAGACAAGGAGTGCCCTTTCTTTATCAAAGGAAACCAAAAGCTGGAACAGTTCAGAGTT GCACATGAAGACCCAATGTATGACCTGataagagaaaacaaacacaatgaaaaggaaacaag GATACAGCAGctacagcagctgctgcaggacaCCACCTCCGACtcggacagcagcagcagccgcagcagcagcagcagcagcagcagcggcggcagcagccGGCGCAGGAGCAAGAAGAAGGggaagaaggaaaagaagaagaaagagaagaaaaagcagaagaagaagagcaagAAAAGGAAGCGCAAGTCCTCCAGGGCCAGCGACGGCTCCTCGACGGACTGA